One part of the Diadema setosum chromosome 6, eeDiaSeto1, whole genome shotgun sequence genome encodes these proteins:
- the LOC140229520 gene encoding uncharacterized protein, with amino-acid sequence MDPSFRDNRCPGYYSQEHNPPPQRGHHTQFQSAPRPQHPHHVPHYPQQVPFHPNLLPVPPQAPFMMEHGEVRGQGDFATSHSAQSTLRSIFPGPTPVLPTPNLSLPPRGDEPLNFSPGVQQLTLLQQTTLTCFPPVTNGNRGQSQLRDPGDRVLEPTTNHPQATEREHQDAESPSLRRPFLDSQSTATRSAVSLLQTQGSMVNQAIAPAADTSPTRERRNSPQHSTAQAPVRHGDALRPDDSSASQQSATVIPDSLASSHYTTSPAFQSSTPPLAQKRVLTVLQQVSMPRRSALIGKTQSEKAGNELVPVLPDCLSFKYCGEEKENISGVKAKKRIEKGVLFGPYEGDLLDEENGSTKESTWELCLTGKVFLYVDGKGKNQSSALAHIRCARNMEEQNLEAVQVLGDIYFRVTKVIEPGMELMVFYSEEYSDLVGFKTKLNDLHHNEEKDNFCCDQCEEELPTAKRMMRHIKFDHEPERVKELCPIVTWRLKGKEKKAPESEVAKDSGSKTDTTKPTQNDVPAVPTEPKRFVCRVCGKSFDLEGRLKAHSMFHEFAKEYTCPICGEKQRNTFMLTRHIATHGERVHKCPKCDKSYKTQGALYRHERDIHGIPVRRNHACRFCSVCFVKKRECVEHEMTHKEFMSNYKGKEKAKPREKRVSKRILERHEDRGGGKTRLAEEQLYQTANHTEITADHIELTENHDEMNHDTLPEAQCGQSLRTKKKGVPDEPKDMLGKTADYYTKPRPYKCRYCPKRYMESSTALEHEKEIHKGIGTFMCDHCPRVFVSEAKFLEHAKNHEQNRMYRCSLCPRTFASESALNNHQGEHTGLKPFKCELCGRGFRLKNGVYEHKRRMHRTREMRFFCAHCNKGFTNRAGLTAHERRHRGIRPFVCLICGKGFTVKYSLQNHMRSMHEDKKPFSCNICGKSFSLNQTYTTHMFRHKVLDADLPTQTDAQQHHSTDN; translated from the exons ATGGATCCAAGCTTCAGAGACAACCGCTGCCCAGGCTACTACAGCCAGGAGCATAACCCTCCTCCTCAACGTGGGCACCACACACAATTCCAGTCTGCACCTCGGCCACAACATCCACACCACGTGCCGCACTACCCACAACAAGTTCCCTTCCACCCCAACCTGCTGCCAGTGCCCCCACAGGCCCCTTTTATGATGGAGCATGGAGAAGTGAGGGGTCAGGGTGACTTTGCCACCAGCCACTCTGCCCAGTCCACTCTGAGGTCAATCTTTCCAG GTCCAACTCCAGTGCTGCCCACTCCCAACCTGTCTCTGCCACCTCGTGGTGATGAACCACTAAACTTTTCTCCCGGCGTTCAACAGCTCACTTTACTCCAGCAGACAACTCTGACCTGTTTTCCTCCTGTCACCAACGGCAATCGGGGTCAAAGTCAGCTCAGGGATCCCGGGGACCGGGTCCTGGAACCTACTACAAATCATCCTCAGGCAACAGAGCGCGAGCATCAGGACGCAGAGTCCCCCTCACTCAGAAGACCTTTCTTGGACAGTCAATCCACAGCTACTCGTTCAGCCGTGTCACTCCTCCAGACTCAAGGAAGCATGGTCAATCAGGCCATAGCTCCAGCAGCAGACACTTCGCCAACAAGGGAAAGACGAAACTCCCCACAACACTCCACAGCACAAGCCCCTGTGAGACATGGGGATGCCTTAAGGCCCGATGATTCTTCTGCATCCCAGCAGAGTGCTACGGTTATCCCAGATTCTTTGGCCTCTTCCCATTACACCACTTCACCTGCCTTTCAAAGCAGCACACCTCCTCTCGCACAGAAGAGAGTCTTGACCGTTTTACAGCAGGTCTCCATGCCTCGTCGCAGCGCCCTCATTGGGAAGACTCAGTCTGAGAAGGCAGGAAACGAACTCGTCCCTGTCCTGCCAGACTGTCTGTCCTTCAAATATTGTGGAGAGGAGAAGGAAAATATCTCCGGTGTGAAAGCTAAGAAGCGGATTGAGAAAGGAGTTTTGTTCGGTCCCTATGAGGGCGACCTCCTGGATGAAGAGAATGGTTCAACTAAGGAGTCTACATGGGAG CTTTGCCTGACGGGGAAAGTGTTCCTCTATGTAGACGGAAAAGGGAAGAACCAGTCCAGCGCCTTGGCCCACATTCGATGTGCCCGGAATATGGAGGAGCAGAACCTAGAAGCTGTCCAGGTCCTCGGAGATATCTACTTCCGGGTCACAAAAGTCATTGAGCCGGGTATGGAACTCATGGTTTTCTACAGTGAGGAGTACAGTGACCTTGTCGGCTTTAAAACCAAGCTGAATGATCTTCACCACAATGAAG agaAGGACAATTTTTGCTGTGATCAGTGTGAGGAGGAGCTCCCTACAGCCAAGCGTATGATGAGGCACATCAAATTTGATCATGAACCAGAAAGGGTCAAGGAACTTTGTCCCATTGTGACATGGAGGCTCAAGGGAAAGGAGAAAAAGGCTCCCGAAAGTGAAGTTGCCAAAGATAGCGGGAGCAAGACAGACACCACGAAGCCAACGCAGAATGATGTTCCAGCAGTCCCGACAGAGCCGAAGCGCTTTGTGTGCAGAGTGTGTGGAAAAAGTTTTGATTTAGAGGGTCGTCTCAAGGCCCATTCAATGTTCCACGAGTTCGCAAAGGAGTACACGTGTCCAATTTGTGGTGAGAAACAGCGCAACACCTTCATGCTGACACGGCACATAGCCACGCACGGAGAAAGAGTGCACAAGTGCCCCAAGTGTGACAAGTCGTATAAGACGCAGGGAGCCCTCTATCGCCATGAGAGGGACATTCATGGCATTCCCGTCAGGCGGAATCATGCCTGCCGCTTTTGTTCTGTTTGCTTTGTGAAAAAGCGAGAGTGCGTGGAGCATGAAATGACTCACAAAGAATTCATGAGTAATTACAAAGGCAAGGAGAAAGCGAAACCAAGAGAAAAGAGAGTATCAAAACGAATACTAGAAAGACATGAAGATAGGGGAGGTGGGAAAACAAGATTAGCTGAAGAGCAACTTTACCAAACTGCAAACCACACTGAGATCACTGCAGACCATATTGAGCTCACTGAAAACCACGATGAGATGAACCACGATACATTGCCTGAAGCACAATGTGGACAATCTCTTCGGACAAAGAAGAAAGGAGTGCCAGATGAGCCAAAAGATATGCTTGGAAAGACTGCAGATTACTACACAAAGCCCAGGCCTTACAAGTGCCGCTACTGTCCCAAGAGATACATGGAGAGCTCCACAGCACTGGAGCATGAGAAGGAAATCCACAAAGGGATAGGAACATTCATGTGCGATCACTGTCCACGGGTCTTTGTGAGTGAAGCAAAGTTCCTGGAACACGCCAAGAACCACGAGCAAAACCGCATGTATCGCTGCTCCCTGTGCCCCCGAACGTTTGCTTCGGAGAGCGCCCTCAACAACCACCAGGGGGAGCACACGGGTCTGAAGCCGTTTAAGTGCGAGCTCTGCGGCCGGGGCTTCCGCCTCAAGAACGGCGTTTACGAGCACAAGCGACGCATGCACAGGACCCGTGAGATGCGCTTCTTCTGTGCCCACTGCAACAAGGGCTTCACGAACCGGGCCGGGTTGACTGCGCACGAGCGGCGCCACCGCGGCATCCGCCCATTTGTGTGCCTGATCTGTGGAAAGGGGTTCACTGTCAAGTACTCTCTGCAGAACCACATGCGTTCCATGCATGAGGACAAGAAGCCGTTCTCTTGCAACATTTGTGGCAAGTCCTTCTCCCTCAACCAGACCTACACCACCCACATGTTTCGGCACAAGGTGTTAGATGCAGACCTTCCCACACAGACTGATGCACAACAACACCACAGCACTGACAACTAG